The window TTTAGAAAGTATAAATTATTGACGTTGCCTTgcctataattatttaaaaaaaaactttgaaatGACTACAAGAAATCTACGTAGTCAGTACAAACATAAACTTTTAAATGTGCAAGCAGACTACAATTAGTGGGAAAAAACTCATTCCACACGTGcattaaaatttataacaaattacgtgatgaatttaaaatattgattCTTTATAAGTTTAGAACCGCAATAATGACGTGGCTAGCcgataaatgtttttatagtgtaaaggaatttatgaattttaaatcacactaaatttgtttttattgctgatatttgagtttatgaatgttaattaattattatctattttattgaattgacattgttttgtaattaattatttttagtcaaGTTATTTGAAACTAACCTTAGTTTTATTTGATTGACtgcaatagtaataataatatgctaaCATTTTAATCTTGTGTAAAAACCTGAAAAGGGAGAATTTAGTGAGACTATGATATAGCTACTGTAAGTGCAAGTATATGGTACACAATAAATATGTCATGTTGTGCACGTCAGACGAGCCGGTGCGGTCGGGCGGCGCGTACGGCAGCATCGGCAGCGCCAGCCCGGCGCCCGTGTGGGCCGGCCCGCTGGAGGCGCGCGCGCCCGGCGCCGCCTGGCCCTGGCCCTCCTACTCCGCCGCGCCAGGTACTTTTGTATGACGCTGTATGCATACGCTTATATGAAGTGACATCAATATTTTCTGTgaggtataaataataaagtgttCAATTTTGGTGGTAGTTTTGAACTTGTTGGTGCTACATAATCTGTTGGCAGAGTTGTTTGTTTGTAGCAAAATAGTTTTATGGGTGTACGGTTAATATTTTAGAGGGACGTGCCTAGATGAAACCAAAGATATTTGGTGAacggaaaattattttccatttaaaATAAGGATGTCACTTTTTCGAGTAAAAGAAACACTGTGATGTGCAGCCTTTACTagcttttatatttattgttgtgTGCGTTTCCAGGATCAGGCGCAGTGCGCCCGCCTCCAGGATTCGGCTCCTCACCAGCGACTACCGTCGGTTCGGGATGCGTGGGCGCAGTCGGTAACTCCGTGGGCGCAGTCGGTACCTCAGTGGGCGCCGTGGGTACCTCAGTGGGCGCCGTGGGCACCTCAGTGGGCGCCGTGGGCTCGCCCGTGGGCGCCGTGGGGTCCGTGGGCGCGGTGGGCGGCGCGCGGCCCTTCGACCCGTTCCACTCGCTGGCCGCCATCTGGTCGCGCACGGCGCTGGACTGGCGCGCGGACGCCGCGGACGAGCGCCAGTAGGGCGCGGCCGCCcggggcggcgcgcggcgctgcGCTAGTCACCGTCCCAcagcgcgcgcgcgccgccccgGCCGCACTCCGTGGCCCTCCACCTCCCGGGATCTTCCTCACGTCCGTCTCTACCCCGAGCTCGTGTAGTATGATGGCGATGCTAGTCGCGATTCGATATGTTAGTGTCACTCGATCGTCTGTTCAAGACTGAATAAACTTACATTTCGCTAATTACTTTGTTGTTTCATTTCAATAATAGTCTACTATATAATAGTGCTTACTGAAGATTGAGCGAAAATGAAGCAATTTAGGGGGTAAAAAAACATAGCAATGGGCATAATTTACATTTATTGACTTCGAACCTTAAAATTATTCTTCTTTACATCACATTTCCAAACATTTAAAACAATGCTcgaatttttcattttatttccacAATCTTCAAAACGGTTAACCACACAGTAAGATACATATGGTTGTATGCAGAGTATCCAGGCATGTGTAGTGTAGTGCCTCAGTATCTGTATTTGGTAGAGTAGTCTTTAGGCGAGACGACGAGACCGCGGCCCTTGCGCGCGCCGCGGTACACCGTCTCAATAATGTCGATCATCTCCTGCTTGTCCTCCAGTGGCCAGTTGATCTTGTTGTTGTTGCCCGTGCCCAGGTCAATCATTATGTGCTTGTTGCGGAAGAAAAACATCACCGTGCACGGGTCGTACAATTCGTACCTGACACAAAAAATATCTGTTATGCCATGGCCAGGACGGAATTAACTTGTAGTCagattaacctctcatatgccgagataccagacacaatagattttacattgtgtctggtcgagatccgcgttccggcagacgAGAGGTTAaagatttaattgttttttaaattaaataactgaTAGGTGATTGATGTTATTTGTTGCACAAAATAAATCATTACTTATCTATGAATATGAATGAAAGGGTGAAGAGGCTCCAGAGAATGGATGATATTATTGGGACTAAATACTATAGAAGATAGtggttgctttacttctaacaaataataatcatgcATCAAATAGTGATTAGTCTTGTGACTAATTTGTGATGAAAATTGATACTGTGACTGGAAATTAGTAAAATACAATTTGGCTTGAAATAAAAATCTCACCTGTAACAACCAAACTCACATGAAACATGCTGTAGAATGATAATACTTACATTTTGTTAAAGTCTGGAACCTCAGTGATGTCCACAAGGTAGATGACGGCAAAGTTCTTCACTTTCTCTGCGATGCTGTAAAGCACCTCATCCATCTTCATGCAGGTTGGATCCCAGTCATGCCCAAATCTAATAACCTGCCAATTTAAAGAAACACATTAAATTTATCTAAGTTCACTTCCACACAAAAATATACAGAAATTCAGCTCCTTCTTCCTATCGACTTAATAGATGACATCAGCTTATTGCTTTCACAATAAAGGAGTTTGTGACAAAGTAGAATAGGTCAGAATATTGATAGAGGATTAAAAGCATGGTATCAATAAGAACAGTGGACCTGATGAAATATGTACGTAAATGTCTGATATCAATCAAGTAATAAATGAGTGCACAATCGCTATGGAATCTGGATTGTTCTCATTCATAACCTAAGTATCACTCACCACTACTCTATCTTCCTCAGACAGGATGGCCTGGTCCACTTGCCAACCATTATGTAAATGTCCCAGCATGTAACTCATGATGAAAGGTCTTTGATATTATGTTCTTTGAGAAAATAATATTCGATTTACAACTTTCAGTCCACCTacacaacaaataaataaactgtcaaaattgacagattttttttttgttttccccaaagggcaaggaaaaggaaactatgcccatacagccaagtcttatgtttttttttctgatgaCGCGACGAttaaatgaaatgatgaaaggcgCTAACgatgaatattaatttaatatttgtatattttaatgttgtaaatgtatatgtgtcgtagattttacctaaataaacattattattattatttttttattattattattatgaaggatgaaacctaagcccccacacttGGAGCAGCCTCCTACTTCAAACCCCAAAACGAATtactcgaaagtccgcataaactttcgagttatgaagcggcttcttggcacgatgcaaaaataaataggtacacttTATCTATTGATTCCGATATAATGAATTAATGACACTATCGCAAATGTTTTCCAACTTACTTAGATGATGATCGTATCATGAACCACAatacatgtcaaagctatctaGAAGacatgtaaacattattcactatcaCAAAGAATAAGTATGACGGCACCAACGGTAGATCGACCGAACTATCAGTCACCCGACAGTCCGAcgatctataaaaaaaaagaatgaagtGTTGCCTTTGGATTCATTCTGACGTAACGCCAGGTATTGGTGTTCGTTCGCGCCCTTTTTATGATGTGCAAGACGAACGGTCAAGTGGACAACGGACTCAGTTTGTTTTGGTTGATTTGGCGCGAAAGAACACCACGTATCGGGTGGAACGTCGTGTTTCTATTCTTTTATGCGAGATA is drawn from Pectinophora gossypiella chromosome 19, ilPecGoss1.1, whole genome shotgun sequence and contains these coding sequences:
- the LOC126375734 gene encoding thioredoxin-like protein 4A, which encodes MSYMLGHLHNGWQVDQAILSEEDRVVVIRFGHDWDPTCMKMDEVLYSIAEKVKNFAVIYLVDITEVPDFNKMYELYDPCTVMFFFRNKHIMIDLGTGNNNKINWPLEDKQEMIDIIETVYRGARKGRGLVVSPKDYSTKYRY